The Caulifigura coniformis genome includes a region encoding these proteins:
- a CDS encoding FAD-dependent oxidoreductase, with the protein MKLVIVGGVAGGASAAARARRLSEEAEIVVFERGPDVSFANCGLPYYIGGEIADREKLLVTTPERLRSRFNLDVRTRSSVESIDRKAQNIRVRDLVTGREYTESYDKLILATGAAPFRPPIRGMDLPGVFTLRNLEDTDRIKEQIDHGVKSAVLLGGGFISLELAENFVRRGITTTIVEKNDQILTPFDKEMTTPIVQGLAAKGVRLVLGQSAESLEPSGHALLVGLTSGEKIPADLVVFGIGVRPENKLAVDAGLAVGPRGGIQVNEYLQTADPDIYAVGDTIEVTDFVTGNTTQIPLAGPANRQGRIAADNVMGRSVKFRGTQGTAILGFFNHTAAATGASEKTLRRLNRPYRKVYIHPAHHAGYYPGAEGMTLKVLFDPSSGRLLGAQGVGGAGVDKRIDVLAIAIQARMTVFDLEESELSYAPQYGSAKDPINMVAFVASGLLRGDHPQVDLEAVLSGQSEDEPLLIDVRTPKEFEAGHIPGAVNIPVDELRSRLDEIPRGRKVNAYCQVGQRGYLATRILLQHGIDALNIGGGYKTFELFRPKVADRCP; encoded by the coding sequence ATGAAACTGGTGATTGTCGGTGGAGTAGCAGGAGGAGCGTCCGCAGCGGCGCGAGCGAGGCGGCTGTCGGAAGAGGCTGAGATTGTTGTCTTCGAGCGAGGCCCAGATGTTTCCTTCGCGAACTGCGGATTGCCGTATTACATCGGCGGCGAAATCGCGGATCGCGAGAAGCTGCTCGTCACAACACCGGAACGACTGCGCTCCCGCTTCAACCTCGATGTGAGGACCCGTTCGTCGGTCGAGTCGATCGACCGGAAGGCACAGAACATTCGTGTCCGCGATCTGGTCACAGGCCGCGAATACACCGAATCGTATGACAAGCTGATTCTGGCCACCGGAGCCGCCCCGTTCCGGCCGCCGATTCGCGGCATGGATTTGCCGGGAGTTTTTACGCTGCGGAACCTGGAAGACACAGACCGGATCAAGGAACAGATCGACCACGGCGTCAAATCAGCAGTGCTCCTGGGGGGCGGGTTTATCAGCCTCGAACTGGCCGAGAACTTTGTTCGACGTGGAATCACTACGACGATCGTGGAAAAGAACGACCAGATTCTGACGCCGTTTGATAAGGAAATGACGACGCCAATTGTTCAGGGGCTCGCCGCGAAGGGCGTCCGACTTGTTCTGGGACAATCCGCCGAGTCGCTGGAGCCGTCCGGTCACGCGTTGCTTGTCGGGCTGACGTCTGGAGAGAAGATTCCCGCGGATCTCGTGGTATTCGGAATCGGAGTTCGGCCTGAAAACAAGCTCGCCGTGGACGCAGGGCTCGCCGTCGGCCCGCGTGGAGGGATTCAGGTCAACGAGTATCTGCAAACGGCCGACCCGGACATTTACGCCGTCGGCGACACGATCGAGGTCACAGATTTCGTAACGGGCAATACAACACAGATTCCCCTGGCCGGTCCGGCGAATCGTCAAGGCCGCATCGCGGCGGACAACGTCATGGGGCGCTCCGTCAAGTTTCGTGGAACCCAGGGGACTGCCATTCTCGGCTTCTTCAACCACACGGCGGCCGCCACAGGAGCATCGGAGAAAACGCTCCGTCGTTTGAATCGCCCCTATCGAAAGGTCTACATCCACCCCGCGCATCACGCGGGGTACTACCCGGGCGCCGAGGGAATGACGCTCAAGGTGCTGTTCGATCCGTCTTCAGGTCGGTTGCTCGGCGCACAAGGCGTGGGCGGAGCTGGAGTCGACAAACGCATCGACGTTCTGGCGATCGCCATTCAGGCCAGAATGACCGTGTTTGATCTTGAGGAGTCGGAATTGTCGTATGCTCCGCAGTACGGCTCTGCGAAGGACCCGATCAACATGGTCGCATTCGTAGCGAGCGGGCTCTTGCGTGGCGACCATCCGCAAGTGGATCTTGAAGCGGTGCTCTCCGGTCAATCAGAAGACGAGCCGTTGTTGATCGATGTGCGCACACCGAAAGAATTCGAGGCCGGTCACATTCCGGGTGCGGTGAACATCCCGGTCGACGAGCTTCGGTCACGATTGGACGAGATCCCACGCGGCCGAAAGGTGAACGCGTATTGTCAGGTCGGGCAACGCGGCTACCTGGCGACACGAATCCTGTTGCAGCACGGAATCGACGCTTTGAACATTGGCGGTGGGTATAAGACCTTTGAACTCTTTCGGCCGAAGGTTGCAGATCGTTGTCCGTAG
- a CDS encoding rhodanese-like domain-containing protein, which produces MNITSIRPQQLAALWKEGKRLELIDVRTPVEFEEVHVEFARNVPLDQLDAASIMRSRNDSANAPLYVVCLSGSRGQQACEKFLKAGFTNVVNVEGGTLACVDSGVPVIRGRKAVSLERQVRIAAGSLVLLGVVLAWLVHPAFVGLSAFVGAGLVFAGVTDTCGMGMILARMPWNQTAQPTTQTCPQ; this is translated from the coding sequence ATGAACATCACCAGTATTCGCCCCCAGCAGCTCGCTGCCCTGTGGAAAGAAGGCAAACGCCTCGAACTGATCGACGTCCGCACGCCGGTCGAGTTTGAGGAGGTGCACGTCGAGTTTGCCCGAAATGTTCCGCTGGACCAACTTGATGCAGCCTCGATCATGCGTTCGCGGAACGACTCAGCGAATGCCCCCCTCTACGTCGTCTGTCTCTCCGGAAGTCGCGGGCAACAGGCCTGCGAGAAGTTTCTGAAGGCAGGCTTCACGAACGTTGTGAATGTCGAAGGCGGAACACTGGCGTGCGTGGACTCGGGGGTGCCCGTCATTCGCGGCCGAAAGGCGGTCTCGCTGGAACGTCAGGTCCGGATTGCCGCAGGTTCACTGGTGCTCCTTGGGGTCGTGCTCGCCTGGCTGGTGCATCCGGCGTTCGTCGGGCTCTCCGCGTTTGTCGGAGCGGGACTGGTGTTTGCGGGGGTCACCGATACCTGCGGAATGGGAATGATCCTGGCCCGGATGCCGTGGAACCAGACCGCTCAACCGACCACTCAAACGTGTCCGCAGTAA
- a CDS encoding ArsR/SmtB family transcription factor has translation MSTALKSKNRVKLTPLAGLAQAAECLKTLAHPHRLRMVQMLLQDRFTVGELAEACEIPSHMASEHLRLMQRCGFLASEKEGRNTYYQVVETHLASLMGCVEARFGGK, from the coding sequence ATGTCGACGGCGTTGAAATCGAAGAATCGGGTCAAGCTCACGCCCCTTGCGGGCCTTGCGCAGGCTGCCGAGTGCCTGAAGACGCTCGCCCATCCGCATCGGCTGCGGATGGTGCAGATGCTGCTTCAGGACCGGTTCACGGTCGGGGAGCTGGCCGAGGCCTGCGAGATTCCCAGCCACATGGCCTCGGAACATCTCCGGCTCATGCAACGGTGCGGCTTTCTCGCGAGCGAGAAGGAGGGGAGGAACACGTATTACCAGGTTGTCGAAACGCACCTGGCCAGCCTGATGGGCTGTGTCGAAGCACGCTTCGGGGGAAAGTGA
- a CDS encoding TolC family protein yields MRVAPEAPAIAASPIPETDLGKATDDSSPADSDQEPLSDIRLTAAEEDTVAGSPSVSLQYLESVALANNPAIRQASAAAYKAMGARQQVGLLPNPTVGYFGEQLGDAGTDQHGVSLTQTIVLGDKLALNACVLSQSVQAQLWELEAQRYRVLTDVRLRYYDAMAAQQRLRAAEEFIPVAQRGVEIARSRKEAAEGAQPEVLQAEIQQNELELLQQRATYAFQAAWKELSATVGQPRMLPTELAVPNPPSTDPRDWEDAYNSIVARSPELRAANSRIARASMNLRRQQAQPIPNLELQLGFGRDLGTDSEFGRVQAGMPIPVFNDNRGNISTAEAEYCRAFHDRERLQMSVRARLARAAQEFDSARAAVRRYDEAILPKASESLRLSEQAYETGEFNFLQVLIARRTYFDTTLQAIDARRELAQAAATVDGLLLSGGLADVPDAGEDDSLRGQALDGQ; encoded by the coding sequence ATGCGCGTCGCACCGGAGGCTCCGGCGATTGCGGCTTCGCCGATTCCCGAAACAGATCTCGGGAAGGCGACGGACGATTCGTCGCCGGCCGATAGCGATCAAGAGCCACTGAGCGACATCCGACTGACCGCCGCAGAGGAGGACACCGTCGCAGGGTCACCCTCGGTGTCGCTGCAGTATCTTGAGTCGGTCGCCCTGGCGAACAACCCCGCGATCCGGCAGGCATCCGCGGCCGCGTACAAAGCCATGGGGGCCCGACAGCAAGTCGGGCTCTTGCCCAACCCTACCGTGGGATACTTCGGCGAGCAGCTGGGAGACGCCGGCACCGATCAGCATGGCGTCTCGCTGACGCAAACGATCGTGCTCGGCGACAAACTGGCGTTGAACGCCTGCGTTCTGAGCCAGAGCGTGCAAGCGCAACTGTGGGAACTGGAAGCCCAGCGTTACCGCGTCCTGACGGACGTCCGGTTGCGATACTACGACGCCATGGCGGCGCAGCAGCGGCTGCGTGCGGCCGAGGAGTTCATCCCGGTCGCTCAACGAGGTGTTGAGATCGCGCGAAGTCGTAAGGAAGCGGCAGAAGGTGCGCAGCCAGAAGTCCTCCAGGCCGAGATTCAGCAGAACGAACTGGAGTTGTTGCAGCAACGGGCGACGTACGCATTCCAGGCGGCCTGGAAGGAGCTATCGGCGACTGTCGGACAACCGCGGATGCTTCCGACGGAACTGGCCGTGCCCAATCCGCCATCGACGGACCCTCGCGACTGGGAGGACGCGTACAATTCCATCGTAGCGCGGAGCCCGGAGCTGCGGGCCGCGAATTCGCGGATCGCCCGCGCGTCTATGAACCTTCGCCGGCAGCAAGCCCAACCCATCCCGAACCTGGAACTGCAGCTCGGATTCGGCCGCGACCTCGGAACGGACTCGGAGTTTGGGCGGGTTCAGGCGGGAATGCCGATTCCCGTCTTCAACGACAATAGGGGTAACATTTCGACCGCGGAGGCGGAGTATTGCCGGGCCTTCCACGACCGCGAGAGGTTGCAGATGTCGGTCCGGGCCCGGTTGGCAAGGGCAGCCCAGGAGTTCGATTCTGCTCGCGCCGCGGTCCGACGTTATGACGAGGCCATCTTGCCGAAGGCGAGCGAGAGCCTGCGGCTGAGCGAGCAAGCGTACGAGACCGGCGAATTCAACTTCCTGCAGGTCTTAATCGCGCGGCGAACCTACTTCGATACGACGCTGCAGGCAATCGATGCCAGGCGGGAGCTGGCCCAGGCGGCCGCCACGGTCGACGGTCTGTTACTGTCCGGCGGGCTCGCCGACGTCCCCGACGCAGGGGAGGACGATTCCTTACGAGGGCAGGCCTTGGACGGCCAGTGA
- a CDS encoding efflux RND transporter periplasmic adaptor subunit, producing MLPNIVVFSGLGAVLYFGHRTGWELPRLSAIVGTAAAPTDDWCEEHLVPESQCVECNKDLFPRPKEFGFCRTHGVAECVLDHPELAQTHEAPQLPKYDTAKAISLLPRPENNSRNTLHKMLVQFASAQAAAKAGIDVDVVQERSITEALASSGEVRFDPTRVAHLSTKAPGSVAAVLKKKGDRVKAGEVVALIDAASVGQAKSQLLQAIVQMQLTETTVERLKGATANGAISKKSLIEAESEHKQAEIAFLAARQTLSNLGFVVPADVERHDAKQVSEELQLLGVPAEIEIPNGGRQLANLLPMRSVFEGTIVAADVARGEVVDAAKSLFTVADPSSMWLILNVRQEDARLVKEGLPVAFQPDDGTPEVRGCVSWLSPVVDERTRTLEVRVAIENADGRLRDNTFGTGRIILREEPNAITVPLKSVQSTSDAHFVFVRDKDYLKEGAHKVFHVRQVRIGGKNGDHIELLAGVLPGEIVATEGSGAILAQLLRSSFGAGCGCHEE from the coding sequence ATGCTTCCGAACATTGTCGTCTTCTCCGGCTTGGGGGCTGTGCTGTACTTCGGTCACCGTACCGGGTGGGAGTTGCCGCGGCTCTCGGCCATCGTCGGGACGGCGGCCGCGCCGACGGACGACTGGTGCGAGGAGCACCTCGTTCCCGAGTCGCAGTGCGTCGAATGCAACAAGGACCTGTTCCCGCGGCCCAAGGAATTCGGCTTTTGCCGGACGCACGGGGTCGCCGAGTGCGTGCTCGATCATCCCGAACTGGCGCAAACGCACGAAGCGCCGCAACTCCCCAAATACGATACGGCGAAAGCCATTTCGCTCCTTCCGCGGCCGGAGAACAATAGCCGCAATACGCTCCATAAGATGCTCGTGCAGTTCGCCTCCGCCCAGGCCGCGGCGAAAGCCGGAATCGACGTGGACGTCGTCCAGGAGCGGTCGATCACCGAAGCACTCGCGAGCAGCGGGGAAGTGCGGTTCGATCCGACGCGGGTCGCCCATCTTTCGACGAAAGCCCCGGGCTCGGTCGCGGCTGTCCTGAAAAAGAAAGGGGATCGCGTCAAGGCCGGAGAGGTCGTCGCCCTGATTGACGCCGCAAGCGTCGGGCAAGCCAAGTCACAATTGTTGCAAGCGATCGTGCAAATGCAGCTGACGGAGACGACGGTCGAGCGGCTCAAAGGAGCCACCGCCAATGGGGCCATCTCGAAAAAATCGCTCATCGAAGCCGAGAGCGAGCACAAGCAGGCCGAAATCGCATTTTTGGCGGCACGGCAGACGCTCTCGAACCTCGGGTTCGTCGTTCCGGCCGACGTCGAACGCCACGACGCGAAGCAGGTGTCAGAGGAACTGCAATTGCTCGGCGTCCCAGCCGAAATTGAGATCCCGAATGGCGGTCGTCAGCTGGCGAACCTGTTGCCAATGCGATCAGTGTTCGAAGGAACGATCGTCGCGGCTGATGTGGCCCGAGGCGAAGTCGTCGACGCCGCGAAGTCACTGTTCACAGTGGCGGATCCGAGCAGCATGTGGCTGATCCTGAACGTCCGCCAAGAGGACGCCCGCTTGGTCAAAGAAGGTTTGCCGGTGGCATTCCAGCCCGACGACGGCACGCCGGAAGTACGGGGGTGCGTGTCGTGGCTCAGCCCGGTGGTCGACGAGCGGACGCGGACGCTCGAAGTCCGCGTCGCGATCGAGAACGCGGACGGGCGACTCCGCGACAACACGTTCGGAACCGGCCGCATCATCCTGAGGGAAGAACCCAACGCGATCACCGTGCCGCTGAAGTCGGTGCAGTCGACGAGCGACGCGCACTTCGTATTCGTGCGGGACAAGGACTACCTCAAGGAAGGAGCACACAAGGTCTTCCACGTACGCCAGGTGCGGATCGGCGGAAAGAACGGTGACCACATCGAATTGCTCGCGGGCGTCTTGCCGGGCGAAATAGTCGCGACGGAGGGAAGCGGTGCGATCCTCGCGCAGCTGCTGCGGAGCAGCTTCGGCGCGGGCTGCGGTTGCCACGAGGAATAG
- a CDS encoding efflux RND transporter permease subunit, translating to MDVLNRIIDFSLHNRVLVVLGVVAAAVAGVFSLQHIDVDAFPDTTPVQVQINTVAPALSPEEMERQITFPVEQAISGLPGLEEMRSISKFGLSQVVVIFEDGTDIYFARQLINERLATIDIPAGIGRPKMGPVATGLGEVFHYVVTGQGTDPTDLRTIHDWTIKPPLRTVQGTAEINSWGGYEKQYQVRIDPNKLIKHGLTFEEVTAAVQRNNFNVGGGNISQESGMLLVQGLGRTVGVDELRQIVLASEDGVPVQLRDVAEVVIGHEIRRGAVTANGKGEVVLGLGFMLMGENSHEVTWAMKDKLASLQATLPANVQVKPVYDRTELVDFVIHTVRNNLLEGGLFVVAVLFAFLGNLRAAIIVALAIPLSMLFAFSGMYRFGIAASLLSLGAIDFGMVVDSSVVMIENCVRHLAHDSNGRKSRLEIIRDAAVEVRGPTMFGELIIMIVYLPILTLEGIEGKMFRPMALTVIFALMGSMVLSLTLMPVLASILLPKKIEEREPWLMRVAHAIHYPILQFAMHHKLAVMGFAATVLILAFGMIAPNLGSEFVPKLSEGAIVAGVIRLAGTDLQESIRSNTHMEKALLAEFPDEIENVWSRVGTAEVATDPMGVELTDIFITLKPRSAWTKAHTQAELTEKLEKLLREFPGTKLGFSQPIEMRINEMVSGVRSDLGVKLFGDDFDQLVKTAQEIETVLRSIPGAADLNTEQVTGQPMVQIKVKQDQLARYGVSAQTVLDFVESIGSKPLGEIVEGQLRFPLIARLPEDIRQSPESIGAMLIATPAGERIPLTRLAAVEVVEGPSTITREWGQRRITMTANVRGRDLGSFVAEAQRKIAERVALPPGRYRVEYGGQFENLERARTRLLVVVPLALVLIFILLYLTYHNVVDALRVFTGIPFAWVGGIFALWLRDMPFSISAGVGFIAMSGVAVLDDMILVSYIRQLRQQGLPLDEAVTQAAITRLRPVLMTTLVASLGFLPMAFSEGMGAEVQRPLATVVIGGVLGAMVMSLLVLRVLYLIFNAPVERHRRDRAHEEETPDEALVAASSSSLSFSNGVHR from the coding sequence ATGGACGTTCTCAACCGCATCATCGACTTTTCGCTACACAACCGGGTGCTCGTCGTCCTCGGCGTCGTCGCGGCTGCCGTCGCCGGCGTGTTCTCGCTGCAGCACATCGACGTCGACGCGTTCCCGGACACGACGCCGGTGCAGGTCCAGATCAACACCGTCGCCCCGGCCCTCAGTCCTGAGGAGATGGAGAGGCAGATCACGTTCCCGGTCGAACAAGCGATCAGCGGGCTGCCCGGTCTCGAAGAGATGCGGTCGATCTCCAAGTTCGGGCTCTCGCAGGTCGTCGTGATTTTCGAAGATGGGACGGACATCTACTTCGCTCGACAACTCATCAACGAGCGACTGGCCACAATCGATATTCCGGCCGGCATCGGCAGGCCCAAGATGGGTCCGGTCGCGACCGGCCTTGGCGAGGTCTTCCATTACGTGGTCACTGGTCAAGGAACGGATCCCACGGACCTGCGGACGATTCACGACTGGACGATCAAGCCGCCGCTGCGCACCGTGCAGGGGACCGCCGAGATCAACAGCTGGGGCGGCTACGAGAAGCAGTACCAGGTCCGCATCGACCCCAACAAGCTGATCAAGCACGGGCTGACATTTGAGGAAGTCACGGCCGCGGTGCAGCGCAACAACTTCAACGTCGGCGGCGGCAACATCTCGCAGGAGAGCGGGATGCTCCTGGTCCAAGGGCTTGGCCGGACTGTGGGCGTAGACGAACTGCGGCAGATCGTCCTCGCTTCCGAAGATGGCGTGCCGGTGCAGTTGCGGGACGTCGCCGAGGTCGTCATCGGACATGAGATCCGGCGGGGCGCGGTCACGGCGAACGGCAAAGGCGAAGTCGTCCTCGGGCTCGGCTTCATGCTGATGGGCGAAAACAGCCATGAGGTGACTTGGGCGATGAAGGACAAGCTCGCGTCGCTGCAGGCCACCCTGCCGGCCAACGTGCAGGTCAAACCGGTCTACGACCGCACCGAACTTGTCGACTTCGTCATCCATACCGTCCGCAACAACCTCTTGGAAGGCGGTCTGTTCGTCGTTGCCGTGCTGTTCGCGTTTCTCGGCAACCTGCGGGCTGCGATAATTGTCGCACTGGCGATCCCGCTGTCGATGCTCTTCGCCTTTTCAGGCATGTACCGGTTTGGCATCGCGGCCAGCCTGCTCAGCCTGGGCGCGATCGACTTCGGCATGGTCGTCGACAGCTCGGTCGTGATGATCGAGAACTGCGTGCGGCACTTGGCACACGACTCGAACGGCCGCAAGAGCCGCCTGGAGATCATCCGGGACGCGGCCGTCGAGGTCCGCGGGCCGACGATGTTCGGCGAACTGATCATCATGATCGTCTACCTGCCGATCCTTACCCTGGAGGGGATCGAGGGCAAGATGTTCCGGCCGATGGCGCTCACGGTCATCTTCGCGCTCATGGGCTCCATGGTCCTGTCGCTGACGCTGATGCCAGTGCTGGCCAGCATCCTGCTCCCCAAGAAGATCGAGGAACGCGAACCGTGGCTGATGCGGGTGGCCCACGCCATCCACTATCCGATCCTGCAGTTCGCAATGCATCACAAGCTCGCGGTCATGGGCTTCGCGGCCACGGTCCTGATCCTGGCCTTCGGCATGATCGCCCCGAACCTCGGCTCGGAGTTCGTGCCGAAGCTCTCGGAGGGGGCCATCGTCGCCGGCGTGATCCGCCTCGCCGGGACGGATCTGCAAGAGTCGATTCGCTCGAACACGCACATGGAGAAGGCGTTGCTCGCGGAATTCCCCGACGAAATCGAGAACGTCTGGAGCCGCGTCGGCACGGCCGAAGTGGCGACCGATCCGATGGGCGTCGAGCTGACTGACATCTTCATCACACTCAAACCACGCTCGGCGTGGACGAAGGCCCACACCCAGGCCGAACTCACGGAGAAGCTGGAAAAGCTCCTTCGCGAGTTTCCCGGAACGAAGCTGGGGTTCTCGCAGCCCATCGAAATGCGGATCAACGAAATGGTCTCGGGCGTCCGGTCGGACCTCGGCGTGAAGCTCTTCGGCGACGACTTTGACCAACTAGTGAAGACGGCCCAGGAAATCGAAACCGTGCTGCGTTCGATTCCGGGCGCGGCGGACCTTAACACCGAGCAAGTCACCGGCCAGCCGATGGTGCAGATCAAGGTCAAGCAGGACCAGCTCGCGCGCTACGGCGTGTCGGCCCAGACCGTGCTCGACTTCGTCGAATCGATCGGCAGCAAACCGCTCGGTGAAATCGTCGAGGGGCAGCTGCGATTCCCCCTCATCGCGCGCTTGCCGGAAGACATCCGACAGAGCCCGGAGTCGATCGGTGCGATGCTCATCGCCACCCCGGCCGGGGAGCGGATCCCGCTCACGCGGCTGGCCGCCGTCGAAGTCGTCGAAGGACCGTCAACCATCACGCGCGAGTGGGGACAGCGGCGGATCACGATGACGGCCAACGTCCGCGGGCGGGACCTGGGCAGCTTCGTCGCCGAGGCGCAGCGTAAGATCGCCGAGAGGGTGGCGCTCCCACCCGGCCGGTACCGAGTCGAGTACGGCGGCCAGTTCGAGAATCTCGAACGGGCGAGGACGCGGTTGCTCGTCGTCGTGCCGCTAGCGCTCGTCTTGATCTTCATTCTGCTCTACCTCACGTACCACAACGTCGTCGACGCCCTGCGTGTCTTCACCGGCATTCCCTTCGCCTGGGTGGGCGGCATCTTCGCGCTCTGGCTGCGGGACATGCCGTTCTCGATCTCGGCGGGCGTCGGTTTCATCGCCATGTCGGGCGTCGCTGTCCTCGACGACATGATCCTGGTGTCGTATATCCGCCAGCTGCGCCAGCAGGGCCTTCCGCTTGACGAGGCCGTGACGCAAGCGGCCATCACGCGGTTGCGTCCCGTCCTGATGACGACGCTCGTCGCGAGCCTCGGCTTCCTGCCAATGGCCTTTAGCGAAGGAATGGGCGCGGAAGTGCAGCGCCCCTTGGCGACCGTCGTCATCGGCGGCGTGCTGGGGGCGATGGTGATGTCGCTGCTCGTCCTGCGCGTGCTGTACCTGATCTTCAACGCACCCGTGGAGCGGCACCGCCGCGATCGGGCGCACGAGGAAGAAACCCCCGACGAGGCACTCGTTGCTGCCTCGTCATCGAGTTTGTCGTTTTCGAACGGAGTTCACCGATGA
- a CDS encoding RND transporter encodes MKFRTWIITSTAVALAAVMGCGKAGTQPAAGTADVAAKEGASSEAGHIHDGWWCTEHGVPEDICGLCSSKVAAEMQKKGDWCKEHDRPESQCFLCHPELEAKFAAQYEAKYGKKPPKREG; translated from the coding sequence ATGAAGTTTCGAACGTGGATCATCACTTCGACCGCGGTTGCGCTGGCGGCCGTCATGGGATGCGGGAAGGCCGGCACACAGCCGGCGGCGGGCACGGCCGACGTCGCCGCGAAGGAAGGCGCCTCGTCGGAAGCAGGCCACATCCACGACGGGTGGTGGTGCACCGAACACGGCGTCCCGGAAGACATCTGCGGCTTGTGCAGCAGCAAGGTCGCCGCCGAGATGCAGAAGAAGGGTGACTGGTGCAAAGAGCATGACCGACCCGAGTCGCAGTGCTTCCTGTGTCACCCGGAACTCGAAGCGAAATTCGCTGCGCAGTACGAAGCGAAATACGGCAAGAAGCCACCGAAGCGCGAGGGATAA
- a CDS encoding cation transporter, producing the protein MKTFQVMVMSMTLCAVCGFDAISTAGEPQPTIVTVKKLCPTCGKKIVQKLSQMPQVAEATMSVEERTLRVRCAPGGSVSPRAVWEAVESGGEQPVKIQCPAGTFTSKPRE; encoded by the coding sequence ATGAAAACTTTCCAAGTAATGGTCATGTCGATGACGCTGTGCGCCGTCTGCGGTTTCGACGCGATCTCAACCGCGGGGGAGCCTCAGCCCACCATCGTAACGGTCAAAAAGCTCTGCCCGACGTGCGGCAAGAAGATCGTGCAGAAACTTTCTCAGATGCCCCAGGTTGCCGAGGCAACGATGAGCGTCGAAGAGCGAACCTTGCGAGTCCGGTGTGCTCCGGGCGGCTCCGTATCACCCCGGGCCGTGTGGGAGGCCGTCGAAAGCGGCGGGGAACAGCCGGTGAAGATTCAGTGCCCGGCAGGCACGTTCACAAGCAAGCCGCGCGAATAG